Proteins encoded within one genomic window of Egicoccus sp. AB-alg2:
- a CDS encoding copper resistance CopC/CopD family protein, with product MSQGHLERRAGGPTTARLLVVPLLALVWLTALAVPAAAHAVLVETLPADGTAAQTPPETVVLRFNEPVQVPADGIRVFDSSPTRVDRGPADTADATEVAVALPPDLPDGGYVVTYRVISADSHPVAGTFTFTVGAGEPVDEAVVADLFGGAGQAWTGTVGPVLRGLSYLGVLLAAGAAAFSAWVAGSVLDRRAVGTWAVRGAVVGAVASLLAVPVQTVAVTGRDLAGVFTPGGGLGETLVFSSFGQSTLLRLVALAAFVLAWQRLGDAHQGGTRAHLEVLLTGALAAGSYLLDGHQRAVEPTWLLMGADLVHLLGAAVWLGGLVLLFGAVRTRRLDDDPVGAAGLVARFSRVAFWSVVALSAAGIAMSVVLVRVPRALTATGYGWTLVAKVAIVAVVLLAAAYNRWRLEPAIAARLAPAGGAVDVDSPDTDVRERRSRRAWAQLRTTLAVEVVGVLVVALLTGFLVSQRPAAEAAGVTGAYQTTVALTEEYDVDLVVDPNQVGLNAIHVYVLEQTGQPTGDVQDLRLELTYVPQQIGPIEIEPFLVGPGHWTANIEDLRFAGEWEVRVVAGIDRFTEADVRIPVVVNR from the coding sequence GCCGCTGCTGGCCCTGGTGTGGCTCACCGCCCTTGCCGTGCCGGCCGCCGCCCACGCGGTGCTCGTGGAGACGCTTCCAGCCGACGGCACGGCGGCGCAGACCCCGCCCGAGACGGTGGTGCTGCGCTTCAACGAGCCGGTCCAGGTGCCGGCCGACGGCATTCGCGTCTTCGACTCGTCGCCGACGCGGGTGGACCGCGGGCCCGCCGACACCGCCGACGCCACCGAGGTGGCCGTCGCGCTGCCGCCGGACCTGCCCGACGGCGGCTACGTGGTCACCTACCGGGTCATCTCGGCCGACAGCCACCCGGTCGCCGGCACGTTCACCTTCACCGTCGGTGCGGGCGAGCCGGTCGACGAGGCCGTCGTGGCCGACCTGTTCGGCGGCGCGGGGCAGGCCTGGACGGGCACCGTCGGGCCCGTCCTGCGCGGGCTGAGCTACCTCGGCGTGCTCCTCGCGGCCGGGGCAGCGGCGTTCTCGGCCTGGGTGGCCGGGTCGGTGCTCGACCGTCGCGCGGTGGGGACCTGGGCCGTGCGTGGCGCCGTGGTCGGTGCGGTCGCCAGCCTGCTGGCCGTCCCGGTCCAGACCGTGGCGGTCACGGGACGGGACCTGGCCGGGGTCTTCACGCCCGGCGGCGGCCTGGGCGAGACGCTCGTCTTCAGCTCCTTCGGGCAGAGCACGCTGCTGCGGCTGGTGGCACTGGCCGCCTTCGTCCTGGCGTGGCAGCGCCTCGGCGACGCGCACCAGGGCGGCACGCGCGCCCACCTCGAGGTGCTCCTGACCGGTGCCCTGGCCGCCGGCTCGTACCTGCTCGACGGGCACCAGCGCGCGGTCGAGCCCACGTGGCTGCTGATGGGCGCCGACCTGGTGCACCTGCTCGGGGCCGCCGTGTGGCTGGGTGGTCTGGTGCTGCTGTTCGGTGCCGTGCGGACCCGCCGGCTCGACGACGACCCCGTCGGCGCCGCCGGCCTGGTGGCGCGCTTCAGCCGGGTGGCCTTCTGGTCCGTCGTCGCCCTGAGCGCGGCGGGGATCGCCATGTCGGTCGTGCTCGTCCGGGTTCCGCGGGCACTGACCGCCACCGGCTACGGCTGGACGCTGGTGGCCAAGGTCGCCATCGTCGCCGTCGTGCTGCTGGCCGCCGCCTACAACCGCTGGCGCCTGGAACCGGCCATCGCGGCGCGCCTGGCGCCGGCCGGCGGCGCCGTCGACGTCGACTCGCCCGACACGGACGTGCGCGAGCGTCGTTCCCGCCGGGCCTGGGCGCAGTTGCGCACCACCCTGGCCGTCGAGGTCGTGGGGGTGCTGGTCGTGGCGTTGCTGACCGGCTTCCTGGTCTCGCAGCGGCCGGCCGCGGAAGCGGCCGGCGTCACCGGCGCCTACCAGACGACCGTCGCTCTCACCGAGGAGTACGACGTCGACCTGGTCGTCGACCCGAACCAGGTCGGTCTGAACGCCATCCACGTCTACGTGCTCGAGCAGACCGGGCAGCCGACCGGCGACGTCCAGGACCTGCGCCTCGAGCTGACCTACGTGCCCCAGCAGATCGGCCCGATCGAGATCGAGCCGTTCCTCGTCGGTCCCGGGCACTGGACGGCCAACATCGAGGACCTGCGCTTCGCCGGCGAGTGGGAGGTCCGGGTCGTGGCCGGGATCGACCGGTTCACCGAGGCCGACGTCCGCATCCCGGTCGTCGTCAACCGCTGA
- the pknB gene encoding Stk1 family PASTA domain-containing Ser/Thr kinase, with amino-acid sequence MTEGRVLVGRYELRRPLGRGGMAEVWAAHDRTLDREVAIKLLLDRFRDDEAFTRRFHDEARHVARLNHPNLVAVYDTGSEVPPGVDPASGIRQPFIVMELVEGRSLQQAIDAGGLTEDRALEVVADVCAALQYAHGRGLIHRDVKPGNILLAHDGTVKVTDFGIARAVGNETVTRTAAVLGTAAYLSPEQAQGLDVDERSDLYSLGVVLYEALTGQQPFTGDSAVTVAYQHVQEPPRPPRELEPSVSPAAEAITMRALAKNPANRYQSAAEMRDDLLSARVGDPVAAPAVLTEDDTALLNPTTAARPLPSHEQERRRKGALYGVLAVLALLALIGGAWALASLFTDDTNRIAVPDLVDQTLEAAEEILTRQGFVRGEVTEEFSDTVEAGRVISQSPDADTMAPEGAEIDLVVSVGQEQVAVPDLVGMTEEEAFGALREAGLSPGRATSQASDSVEAGRILATDPEAGTEVPLGSTVDYVVSAGEERVIVRPVTNYSESEAQFRLEDQGLEVNILREFSDVVSEGFVIRQDPPAGTEVRRGSIVTIVVSRGAEPEPDPEPEPEPEPEPEPEPEPEPEPEPEPTPTPTPTPSPPDEDDPPTDGDTTEG; translated from the coding sequence GTGACCGAAGGTCGCGTGCTCGTCGGCCGCTACGAACTGCGGCGACCGCTGGGTCGCGGGGGTATGGCCGAGGTGTGGGCGGCGCACGACCGCACCCTCGACCGCGAGGTGGCGATCAAGCTGCTGCTGGACCGCTTCCGCGACGACGAGGCCTTCACCCGCCGCTTCCACGACGAGGCCCGCCACGTCGCCAGGCTCAACCACCCCAACCTCGTGGCGGTCTACGACACCGGCTCCGAGGTGCCCCCGGGCGTCGATCCGGCGTCGGGCATCCGTCAGCCGTTCATCGTCATGGAGCTGGTCGAGGGCCGCTCGCTGCAGCAGGCCATCGACGCCGGCGGGCTGACCGAGGACCGGGCGCTGGAGGTCGTCGCCGACGTCTGCGCGGCACTGCAGTACGCCCACGGGCGGGGGCTGATCCACCGGGACGTCAAGCCGGGCAACATCCTGCTCGCCCACGACGGGACGGTGAAGGTCACCGACTTCGGCATCGCGCGGGCGGTCGGCAACGAGACCGTCACCCGCACCGCCGCGGTCCTCGGCACCGCCGCCTATCTGTCGCCGGAGCAGGCCCAGGGCCTCGACGTCGACGAACGTTCCGACCTGTACTCCCTGGGGGTCGTGCTCTACGAGGCCCTCACCGGCCAGCAGCCGTTCACCGGCGACTCGGCCGTCACCGTCGCCTACCAGCACGTGCAGGAGCCGCCCCGCCCACCACGTGAGCTGGAGCCGTCGGTGTCGCCGGCGGCAGAGGCCATCACCATGCGGGCGCTGGCCAAGAACCCCGCCAACCGCTACCAGAGCGCGGCGGAGATGCGCGACGACCTGCTCAGCGCCCGGGTCGGCGACCCGGTGGCCGCACCGGCCGTGCTGACCGAGGACGACACGGCGCTGCTGAACCCCACCACCGCGGCGCGGCCGCTGCCGTCCCACGAGCAGGAACGGCGTCGCAAGGGCGCGCTGTACGGCGTGCTGGCCGTGCTGGCGCTGCTCGCGCTCATCGGGGGCGCCTGGGCGCTGGCCAGCCTCTTCACCGACGACACCAACCGCATCGCGGTCCCCGACCTCGTCGACCAGACGCTGGAAGCGGCCGAGGAGATCCTCACCCGCCAGGGGTTCGTCCGCGGCGAGGTCACCGAGGAGTTCTCCGACACGGTCGAGGCCGGCCGCGTCATCAGCCAGTCGCCCGACGCCGACACGATGGCGCCCGAGGGCGCGGAGATCGACCTCGTCGTGTCGGTCGGTCAGGAACAGGTCGCCGTCCCCGACCTCGTGGGCATGACCGAGGAGGAGGCCTTCGGTGCCCTGCGCGAGGCGGGCCTGAGCCCGGGACGTGCCACCAGCCAGGCCAGCGACAGCGTCGAGGCGGGACGGATCCTCGCCACCGATCCGGAGGCCGGCACCGAGGTCCCGCTCGGCAGCACCGTCGACTACGTGGTCAGCGCCGGCGAGGAGCGCGTCATCGTGCGGCCGGTGACCAACTACAGCGAGTCCGAGGCACAGTTCCGCCTGGAGGACCAGGGCCTCGAGGTCAACATCCTGCGCGAGTTCTCCGACGTCGTCTCCGAGGGCTTCGTCATCCGCCAGGACCCGCCCGCCGGCACCGAGGTGCGGCGCGGTTCGATCGTCACGATCGTGGTCAGCCGCGGGGCCGAACCGGAGCCCGACCCCGAACCCGAACCGGAACCGGAGCCCGAACCCGAACCGGAGCCGGAACCCGAGCCCGAACCCGAACCGGAACCGACGCCGACGCCGACCCCCACGCCCTCGCCGCCGGACGAGGACGACCCGCCGACCGACGGTGACACCACCGAGGGTTAG
- a CDS encoding peptidoglycan D,D-transpeptidase FtsI family protein has product MTKQIGRVATFTLLLFGVLFVNLNLIALVQADDLANHPANRRLLIREYQIERGAIVVGEEAIARSLETEGDLRYLREYPGGELYGHLTGYYSFILGRSGLEAAMNEDLIGQPLEVLAQNLGDLLFTRDRAGNTIELSIVPEAQQAAADALEGRIGAVVALDPRSGAVLASYANPSFDPGPLSTHDAAAIREAWEPLRDDPERPLVNRAIAETYPPGSTFKLVTAAAGLENGLSPETAFPDEGTYDVPQTASDIGNFGGGDCADGDTVSLADAMRVSCNTVFARLGVELGDEELIGMAERFGFNRQPPYELTVARSAIPKSMDPPSTAQSAIGQRDVRATPMQMALVAAALANGGQLLQPHVVAAVRDPSGRLLRETGTRTWNEGRFDSQVVDETVADQLRDMMIDVVEDGTGTRAQIDGVTVGGKTGTAQTGGAPTVWFVGFAEDEVAVAVVLPQAGDDATGGQVAAPIARAVMQAALDGS; this is encoded by the coding sequence ATGACCAAGCAGATCGGCCGGGTCGCGACCTTCACCCTCCTGCTGTTCGGGGTGCTGTTCGTCAACCTGAACCTCATCGCGCTGGTGCAGGCCGACGACCTCGCGAACCACCCCGCCAACCGGCGCCTGCTGATCCGCGAGTACCAGATCGAGCGCGGCGCCATCGTGGTCGGCGAGGAGGCGATCGCCCGCTCGCTGGAGACCGAGGGTGACCTGCGCTACCTGCGCGAGTACCCGGGCGGTGAGCTCTACGGGCACCTGACGGGCTACTACTCGTTCATCCTCGGCCGGTCGGGGCTCGAGGCGGCCATGAACGAGGACCTCATCGGGCAGCCGCTCGAGGTGCTGGCCCAGAACCTCGGCGACCTGCTGTTCACCCGCGACCGGGCCGGCAACACCATCGAGCTCTCGATCGTCCCCGAAGCGCAGCAGGCCGCCGCCGACGCGCTGGAGGGCCGCATCGGCGCCGTGGTCGCCCTGGACCCGCGCAGTGGTGCCGTCCTGGCCAGCTACGCCAACCCCAGCTTCGATCCCGGCCCGCTGTCGACCCACGACGCGGCCGCCATCCGCGAGGCCTGGGAGCCGCTTCGCGACGACCCGGAACGGCCGCTGGTGAACCGCGCCATCGCGGAGACCTACCCGCCCGGGTCGACCTTCAAGCTCGTCACCGCGGCCGCCGGGCTGGAGAACGGCCTGTCACCGGAGACGGCGTTCCCGGACGAGGGCACCTACGACGTCCCGCAGACCGCCTCCGACATCGGCAACTTCGGCGGCGGCGACTGCGCCGACGGCGACACGGTCTCGCTCGCCGACGCGATGCGGGTGTCGTGCAACACGGTGTTCGCCCGGCTCGGCGTCGAACTCGGCGACGAGGAACTGATCGGGATGGCCGAACGGTTCGGCTTCAACCGCCAGCCGCCGTACGAGCTGACCGTCGCCCGCAGCGCGATCCCGAAGTCGATGGACCCGCCGTCCACGGCCCAGAGCGCCATCGGCCAGCGTGACGTGCGGGCCACGCCGATGCAGATGGCGCTGGTCGCGGCCGCCCTGGCCAACGGTGGCCAGTTGCTCCAGCCGCACGTCGTCGCCGCCGTGCGCGACCCGTCCGGCCGCCTGCTGCGCGAGACCGGCACGCGGACCTGGAACGAGGGCCGCTTCGACAGCCAGGTGGTGGACGAGACCGTCGCCGACCAGTTGCGCGACATGATGATCGACGTCGTCGAGGACGGCACCGGCACCCGCGCGCAGATCGACGGCGTGACGGTCGGCGGCAAGACCGGCACCGCCCAGACCGGGGGCGCACCGACGGTGTGGTTCGTCGGCTTCGCCGAGGACGAGGTCGCCGTCGCGGTCGTGCTCCCGCAGGCCGGTGACGACGCCACCGGCGGCCAGGTCGCCGCCCCGATCGCCCGTGCCGTCATGCAGGCGGCACTCGACGGGTCCTAG